The following are from one region of the Cloacibacterium sp. TD35 genome:
- a CDS encoding 3-deoxy-D-manno-octulosonic acid transferase has protein sequence MKTLYSISIFHLELAFKVLSWFNDKIKRGLEGRKQSLEIVKSNISKDDKVLWMHAASLGEYEQGLPVLEKLKEKYPTHKVLITFFSPSGYENVVKKNKEDILCYLPFDKKSTISEFVKAVNPEIFFTVKYDFWYHLLEELKKQNAKIFVISALFYENQVFFKSYGKWFVNELKKNVDWIFHQTEKSLSLAQKFDLTKGSVSGDTRFDRVKQIKNRDNFVEFIDEFKTDKKLLVFGSSWEAEEKMAQILSQKLENFKILIAPHDLKRVQNLKQIFPNAILYSELETSSFQLPASSILIIDCIGLLSKLYSYADIAIVGGGFHDKGLHNILEAATFGVPVIFGNKYKKNPEADALIAQNGGKSFDNEELAADFVLELSKNSNLLQEMSENEGNFVHSQPYSSEIILMKILETVKS, from the coding sequence TTGAAAACACTCTACAGCATATCCATCTTTCACCTTGAATTAGCGTTCAAGGTTTTATCGTGGTTTAATGACAAAATTAAGCGCGGTTTAGAAGGCAGAAAACAATCTTTGGAAATTGTAAAGTCTAACATTTCTAAAGACGACAAAGTCCTCTGGATGCACGCTGCAAGTTTAGGGGAATATGAACAAGGTTTGCCCGTTTTAGAAAAGCTGAAAGAAAAATATCCGACTCATAAAGTCTTAATTACTTTTTTCTCGCCTTCTGGTTATGAAAATGTGGTGAAAAAGAATAAAGAAGATATTTTATGTTATCTTCCTTTTGATAAAAAATCTACGATTTCAGAATTTGTAAAAGCGGTAAATCCTGAAATTTTCTTTACCGTAAAATATGATTTTTGGTATCATCTTTTAGAAGAATTAAAAAAGCAAAATGCCAAAATTTTTGTGATTTCTGCATTGTTTTATGAGAATCAAGTCTTTTTTAAATCTTATGGAAAATGGTTTGTAAACGAACTGAAAAAAAATGTAGATTGGATTTTTCATCAAACCGAAAAGTCTCTTTCTTTAGCTCAAAAATTTGATTTAACCAAAGGTTCGGTTTCTGGCGATACTCGTTTTGACCGAGTGAAACAAATCAAAAACCGAGATAATTTTGTTGAATTTATTGACGAATTTAAAACAGATAAGAAATTATTAGTTTTCGGAAGTTCTTGGGAAGCCGAAGAAAAAATGGCTCAAATTCTTTCTCAAAAATTAGAAAATTTTAAAATTCTCATTGCTCCACACGATTTGAAAAGAGTGCAAAATCTAAAACAAATCTTTCCAAACGCAATTCTTTATAGTGAATTGGAGACTTCCAGTTTCCAACTCCCAGCGTCCAGCATTTTAATCATTGATTGTATTGGATTACTCTCCAAATTGTATTCTTACGCAGATATCGCAATTGTAGGTGGTGGTTTTCATGATAAAGGATTGCACAATATATTAGAAGCAGCAACTTTCGGGGTTCCCGTAATTTTTGGAAATAAATACAAGAAAAATCCTGAAGCTGATGCCTTAATTGCCCAAAATGGAGGGAAATCTTTTGATAACGAAGAATTGGCAGCTGATTTTGTACTTGAATTGTCAAAAAATTCAAATCTGTTACAAGAAATGAGTGAAAATGAAGGAAATTTTGTTCATTCTCAACCGTATTCTTCGGAAATTATTTTGATGAAAATTTTAGAAACTGTAAAATCGTAA
- a CDS encoding cupin domain-containing protein — translation MIKTKENSEHYFWGEQCDSWIFHNSENLAVKQEMMPPKTLEKLHFHELAQQVFYILKGEATFYIEGEKFIVKSGEGIAIEPKKKHYIANETIENLEFLVISNPSTDEDRILV, via the coding sequence ATGATAAAAACTAAAGAAAATTCTGAACATTATTTTTGGGGAGAACAATGTGATTCTTGGATTTTTCACAATTCTGAAAATTTGGCGGTGAAACAAGAAATGATGCCGCCGAAAACTTTAGAAAAATTGCATTTTCATGAGTTGGCTCAACAGGTTTTTTATATTTTAAAAGGAGAAGCTACATTTTATATAGAAGGAGAAAAATTTATAGTAAAATCTGGAGAAGGAATTGCCATAGAACCCAAAAAGAAACATTACATTGCTAATGAAACTATAGAAAATTTAGAATTTTTGGTAATTTCTAATCCTTCGACTGATGAAGATAGGATTTTAGTTTAA
- a CDS encoding glycosyltransferase family 2 protein, whose translation MPQVSIITPCYNSSQFLEETIQSVLNQNFTDWEWIITDDKSTDNSVEIIKSHHDSRIILVEAEKNGGAGHARNLALEKATGRYITFLDADDYWEPNFLSEMLSFMKTENAELAYCTYSRCDENLQPKIADFEADINVTFNNLLKTCRLSLLASMYDSARVSKEFFPEGSKREDHIMWLNLLKKIPYGKPLKKTLAKYRMHASSVSRKKTNIMKDQYLVYKEHMKFSTFKSLFYTANWAFNGFKKYSKFFN comes from the coding sequence ATGCCACAAGTTTCCATCATAACGCCGTGTTATAATTCTTCTCAATTTTTAGAAGAAACTATACAATCTGTACTTAACCAAAATTTTACAGACTGGGAATGGATTATTACTGATGATAAATCCACAGACAATTCTGTAGAAATCATCAAAAGTCACCATGATTCAAGAATTATTTTAGTTGAAGCAGAAAAAAATGGAGGCGCAGGCCATGCAAGAAACCTTGCTCTAGAAAAAGCAACAGGCAGATATATCACTTTTCTGGACGCTGATGATTATTGGGAGCCCAATTTCTTGTCTGAAATGTTGTCTTTTATGAAAACTGAAAATGCAGAACTAGCGTATTGTACTTATTCTAGATGTGATGAAAATCTTCAACCTAAAATTGCAGATTTCGAGGCAGATATCAATGTAACTTTTAATAATTTACTCAAAACCTGTAGACTTTCTCTACTTGCTTCTATGTACGATTCCGCTAGAGTGAGTAAAGAATTTTTCCCTGAAGGGAGCAAGCGTGAAGACCATATTATGTGGCTGAATTTACTCAAAAAAATTCCATATGGAAAACCGCTTAAAAAGACTTTGGCAAAATACAGAATGCACGCGAGTAGTGTCTCTAGAAAGAAAACCAATATCATGAAAGACCAGTATCTGGTTTATAAAGAACATATGAAATTTTCTACCTTTAAGTCCTTGTTCTACACTGCAAATTGGGCTTTCAATGGATTTAAGAAATATTCTAAATTTTTTAATTAG
- a CDS encoding C40 family peptidase, with product MEKYYCSVSVSPMRAEVSEKSEMISQILYGETCVILETEGVFSKIKMDFDGYEGWINTSVLKKQNAEISKNVITQSFGEFNLPEGKSFLSIGSEVGFVTENAVDTDNLRESLVETAKKFLNVPFLWGGRSFFGIDDSGFVQLLYKVHGITLPRDPEQQALQGIARDFVEESEAGDLAFFEDAEGNIVHVGLVLSPFEIIHASGKVRIDSLDFSGIYNAEHNKHTHKLRFVKTFL from the coding sequence ATGGAAAAATACTACTGCAGCGTATCTGTTTCACCGATGAGAGCCGAAGTTTCAGAAAAATCTGAAATGATTTCTCAGATTTTATATGGTGAAACCTGTGTAATTTTAGAAACGGAAGGAGTTTTCAGTAAAATCAAAATGGATTTTGATGGTTATGAAGGCTGGATAAATACTTCAGTTTTGAAAAAACAAAATGCTGAAATTTCTAAAAATGTGATTACGCAGTCTTTTGGTGAATTTAATTTGCCAGAAGGTAAAAGTTTTCTTTCCATAGGAAGTGAAGTCGGTTTTGTAACAGAGAATGCTGTTGATACAGATAACCTTCGTGAAAGTTTAGTAGAAACGGCCAAAAAATTCTTGAATGTTCCCTTTTTATGGGGAGGAAGAAGCTTTTTTGGAATAGATGATAGCGGATTTGTGCAGTTATTATACAAAGTACACGGAATTACTTTACCGAGAGATCCAGAACAACAAGCTTTACAGGGAATAGCTCGTGATTTTGTAGAAGAAAGCGAAGCAGGAGATTTAGCATTTTTTGAAGATGCAGAAGGAAATATAGTGCATGTTGGTTTAGTGTTGTCACCTTTTGAAATCATTCATGCAAGCGGAAAGGTGAGAATAGATTCTCTAGATTTTTCTGGAATTTATAATGCAGAACATAATAAGCACACGCATAAATTGAGGTTTGTGAAAACTTTTCTTTAA